A single genomic interval of Coregonus clupeaformis isolate EN_2021a chromosome 36, ASM2061545v1, whole genome shotgun sequence harbors:
- the rsph3 gene encoding radial spoke head protein 3 homolog has protein sequence MTSVLQPQKEAPNGTYTFASRPRPVQNRTKYREPAAEQSDEQSNYGNIMYDRRVVRGNTYAQHILPVAAQHDPIEVQRQQEARRRAFARKRAMEQFRPRTPEALEGRKHIDVQTELYLEELNDRIEDTSVECQTDAFLDKPATPLFIPAKSGKDVATQIEEGELFDFDMEVRPVLEVLVGKTVEQALLEVMEEEELASLRAQQRAFEELRNAELVEVQRLEEQERRHREEKERRITQQREVLKKEMETADKIAARAFAQHYLADLLPSVYTTLRDHGYFYDPVERDIETGFLPWLMAHVGNTLEKRYVARAVLDMLIHDVTQKRPHDHSSQ, from the exons ATGACATCCGTTTTACAGCCTCAAAAGGAGGCTCCAAACGGGACTTACACATTCGCCAGTCGCCCAAGACCTGTTCAAAACCGTACCAAATACAGAGAGCCCGCCGCAGAGCA AAGTGATGAACAGAGTAATTATGGAAACATCATGTATGACCGACGTGTTGTCAGGGGAAACACATATGCCCAGCACATCCTACCAGTG GCAGCTCAACATGACCCTATTGAGGTCCAGAGACAGCAGGAGGCCAGAAGGAGAGCCTTCGCTCGGAAGCGTGCCATGGAGCAGTTCAGGCCCAGGACTCCAGAGGCTCTGGAGGGAAGGAAGCACATAGATGTACAGACAG AGCTGTATCTTGAGGAGCTGAATGATCGCATAGAGGACACCAGCGTCGAGTGCCAGACCGATGCCTTCCTGGACAAACCGGCCACCCCCCTCTTCATTCCTGCCAAGTCCGGTAAAGATGTGGCCACACAGATCGAGGAGGGAGAG CTGTTTGACTTTGACATGGAGGTGCGCCCGGTGCTGGAGGTGCTGGTGGGGAAGACGGTGGAGCAGGCTCTGCTGGAggtcatggaggaggaggagctggcCAGCCTGCGGGCGCAGCAGCGGGCCTTCGAGGAGCTCCGCAACGCCGAGCTGGTGGAGGTGCAGCGGTTGGAGGAGCAAGAGAGACGCCACCGTGAGGAGAAG GAGCGTCGGATCACCCAGCAGCGAGAGGTGCTGAAGAAGGAGATGGAGACTGCGGACAAGATTGCGGCGCGGGCGTTTGCCCAGCACTACCTGGCCGATCTGCTCCCCTCGGTCTACACCACGCTGAGGGACCACGGCTACTTCTACGACCCTGTGGAGAGAG ATATTGAGACTGGCTTCCTCCCGTGGCTGATGGCTCATGTCGGTAACACTTTGGAGAAGAGATACGTGGCAAGAGCAGTGCTGGACA TGCTCATCCATGATGTCACCCAGAAGAGGCCCCACGACCACTCGTCCCAATGA